In Elaeis guineensis isolate ETL-2024a chromosome 1, EG11, whole genome shotgun sequence, a genomic segment contains:
- the LOC105038659 gene encoding uncharacterized protein: protein MVFGHGMAVAGGGGGGGGGGGGKLGRQQVWPVDYAVEEASRRLLEAAERGDLMAAAECLADPMVDVNYVGAVFLKGRRTEVVLREEAPDEVRVEYEELRTDVSALFLAAHAGHLPLVRKLLEAGADVNLKLFRGYATTAAAREGRADVVEVLLKAGASQPACEEAVVEACCHGRARLVELLMGSDLVRPHVAVHALVFAAARGFVDVVDTLIKCGVDPNATDRMLLCSLKPSLHTNVNCTAIVAAIVSRQVAVVRRLLQAGVRKETKVRLGAWSWDTATGEEFRVGAGLAEPYSVAWCAVEYFESTGTILRVLLQQYSPNTLFFGRTLLHHAILCANPRAVRTLLASGANCEFPVKTSRKNEFRPTHMAARLGHASILQILIDEGCDLNSTTDSGETALMLCAQYKHDDCLKVLVSAGADLGLVSSAGASAALVAASNRWRIGFQRAVLDVIRSGTFPRSSDSSVFSPMMFASRLGDVEALEVLLMQPEVSIDEQDGNGFSPVMVAAKEGHVDAFRFLVFAGANVKLRNKAGETAVMLSQSNSNSDLFEQVMLEFALEKGNAGGFYALHCAARRGDLAAVRLLTARGCDVNMPDGDGYTPLMLAAREGHGMLCELLIASGARCDIKTHRGETAISLARTNAKFGNEAESVILDELARILVLEGGCVMKHTKCGRGSPHRKALWMVEAAGVLRWGKSSRRNVVCREAEVGGSSAFQRKRKRKGKGDAYEPGLFRVVTTKGREVHFVCEGGKELAELWVRGIRLATKAAF, encoded by the exons ATGGTGTTTGGGCACGGGATGGcggtcgccggagggggagggggagggggagggggaggagggggGAAGCTGGGGAGGCAGCAGGTGTGGCCGGTGGACTACGCGGTGGAGGAGGCGTCGCGGAGGCTGCTGGAGGCGGCGGAGCGGGGAGATCTGATGGCGGCGGCGGAGTGCCTGGCGGATCCGATGGTGGACGTTAACTACGTCGGGGCGGTGTTCCTAAAGGGGCGGCGCACAGAGGTGGTGCTCCGGGAGGAGGCCCCCGACGAGGTCCGCGTCGAGTATGAGGAGCTCCGAACCGACGTCTCCGCCCTCTTCCTCGCCGCTCACGCCGGCCACCTCCCCCTCGTTCGCAAGCTCCTG GAAGCGGGGGCGGACGTGAATCTGAAGCTGTTCAGGGGGTATGCGACGACGGCGGCGGCGAGGGAGGGGCGGGCGGATGTGGTGGAGgtgctgctgaaggcgggggcaTCGCAGCCGGCATGCGAGGAGGCGGTGGTGGAGGCGTGCTGCCACGGGCGGGCGAGGCTGGTGGAGCTCCTCATGGGCTCCGACCTCGTCCGCCCGCATGTCGCCGTTCACGCGCTCGTCTTCGCCGCTGCCCGGGGATTCGTCGACGTTGTTGACACCCTCATTAAG TGTGGGGTTGATCCAAATGCAACTGATCGCATGCTGCTCTGTTCATTGAAGCCATCACTGCACACCAATGTCAACTGCACAGCTATTGTTGCTGCCATCGTCAGCCGGCAGGTTGCCGTCGTTCGGCGACTACTTCAG GCCGGAGTGAGGAAGGAAACTAAGGTGAGGCTGGGTGCATGGTCATGGGACACTGCAACTGGTGAGGAGTTCCGTGTGGGAGCTGGGCTCGCCGAGCCCTACAGCGTCGCCTGGTGTGCTGTCGAATACTTCGAATCTACCGGAACTATACTGCGAGTGCTCCTCCAGCAATACAGTCCCAACACCCTCTTCTTCGGCCGGACCCTTCTCCACCATGCAATCCTTTGTGCCAATCCCCGTGCTGTCCGCACCCTCTTGGCATCTGGAGCTAACTGCGAGTTCCCGGTGAAAACCAGCAGGAAGAACGAGTTCCGACCGACACACATGGCTGCCCGGCTTGGCCACGCTTCAATCTTGCAAATATTGATCGATGAAGGGTGTGACCTCAATTCAACAACAGACTCTGGCGAGACTGCATTGATGCTATGTGCACAGTATAAGCACGATGATTGCCTCAAGGTTCTTGTATCAGCTGGTGCTGATCTTGGTCTGGTTAGCTCTGCTGGTGCCTCTGCTGCATTAGTTGCTGCTTCAAACCGATGGCGCATTGGCTTCCAACGTGCTGTTCTTGATGTGATTCGGTCGGGGACGTTTCCTCGATCTAGTGATTCATCTGTCTTCTCTCCAATGATGTTTGCTTCACGCCTCGGTGATGTCGAAGCCTTAGAAGTATTGTTGATGCAACCGGAGGTCAGCATTGATGAGCAAGATGGGAATGGGTTCTCACCAGTTATGGTTGCAGCCAAGGAAGGGCATGTCGATGCCTTCCGCTTCCTAGTCTTCGCCGGTGCCAATGTGAAGCTAAGGAATAAAGCAGGGGAGACAGCAGTCATGCTTTCCCAGTCCAACAGCAATTCAGATCTTTTCGAGCAGGTGATGCTCGAGTTCGCTCTTGAGAAAGGCAATGCAGGAGGGTTCTATGCTCTACATTGCGCTGCCCGGCGTGGAGACTTGGCTGCGGTGCGGCTGTTGACCGCCAGGGGCTGTGATGTGAATATGCCTGATGGAGATGGGTACACACCACTGATGTTGGCAGCAAGAGAAGGCCATGGAATGTTATGTGAGCTCTTGATTGCTTCTGGTGCCAGGTGTGATATCAAGACTCATCGAGGCGAGACCGCCATTTCGCTAGCAAGGACCAATGCTAAGTTTGGCAATGAAGCAGAAAGTGTGATATTGGAtgagcttgcaaggatcttggtCTTGGAAGGGGGGTGTGTGATGAAGCACACAAAGTGTGGTAGGGGATCACCACATAGGAAGGCTCTATGGATGGTGGAGGCTGCAGGGGTGCTGCGGTGGGGCAAGTCAAGCCGCAGGAATGTGGTGTGCAGGGAGGCTGAGGTGGGGGGAAGCTCGGCGTttcagaggaagaggaagaggaaaggaaaggggGATGCTTATGAGCCAGGGCTGTTCAGAGTGGTGACCACCAAGGGCAGGGAGGTGCATTTTGTGTGCGAGGGTGGGAAGGAGCTGGCTGAGCTCTGGGTCAGGGGGATCAGGCTGGCGACAAAGGCAGCATTTTAG
- the LOC105038660 gene encoding uncharacterized protein, giving the protein MAICLRRALSSRSLLFLRASHHFSNISPFSHLVSSQSARAASFLGFRSGFDRLGSDFLFGNWRGFAKGRKSKNEDDGDTVQVVPDIGPTVKSTASSQMEAAIAALARELSKLRTGRASAGMLDHIVVETDGAKIPLNHVAVVSVIDAQTLSVTPYDPNAIKAVEHAIISSPLGLNPTPDGQRIIAAIPPLTKENMQALCKVVAKSAEDVKQSIRRARQKALDSIKKAASNIPKDDAKRLEKEVEDMTKRFVKSADDMCKAKEKEITGN; this is encoded by the exons aTGGCTATTTGCCTCAGGCGAGCTCTATCCTCGAGGAGCCTCCTCTTCCTTCGGGCTTCTCACCATTTCAGCAACATCTCGCCCTTCTCCCACCTCGTTTCCAGCCAATCGGCGAGGGCGGCTTCTTTTCTTGGATTCCGTAGTGGTTTCGACCGTTTAGGCTCCGATTTCTTATTCGGAAATTGGAGAGGTTTCGCCAAAGGGAGGAAATCGA AGAATGAGGATGATGGTGATACTGTTCAAGTTGTTCCTGACATTGGACCGACTGTGAAGTCAACTGCTAGTTCACAAATGGAGGCAGCAATTGCTGCTTTAGCACGAGAATTAAGTAAACTCCGGACTGGAAGGGCATCTGCAG GGATGCTTGATCATATCGTTGTCGAGACTGATGGTGCAAAGATACCACTGAATCATGTTGCTGTTGTTTCTGTCATAGATGCTCAGACCCTCTCAGTGACACCATATGATCCTAAT GCAATAAAGGCGGTAGAGCATGCTATAATTTCATCTCCATTGGGTTTAAATCCTACTCCTGATGGCCAACGAATAATTGCAGCAATCCCACC ATTGACCAAGGAGAACATGCAG GCTTTGTGTAAGGTGGTCGCTAAATCTGCTGAAGATGTTAAGCAGAGTATCAGAAGAGCACGACAAAAG GCATTGGATTCAATAAAGAAAGCAGCTTCAAATATTCCCAAAGATGATGCAAAGAGACTTGAAAAGGAA GTCGAAGATATGACAAAACGTTTTGTCAAGTCAGCGGATGATATGTGCAAGGCAAAGGAGAAAGAGATCACTGGGAATTGA
- the LOC105038713 gene encoding LOW QUALITY PROTEIN: transcription termination factor MTERF5, chloroplastic (The sequence of the model RefSeq protein was modified relative to this genomic sequence to represent the inferred CDS: substituted 1 base at 1 genomic stop codon), which translates to MAAVRAWKASARHVPLGGHPNPPEPPNQLLLSSRPITPAFRVQLKIFQQFFLCKAKTYESGVANNFNFNVIPLRLLAAEREEAKAVLSLFLRKQGLSNAMAARTTKKSDCFIDHLISKLYTIHKSRYLVGRELTTLEIINALVPYLKXFLEEHGDVLVDVVESFPNPPGIKRSVLASPITVVGPSSKKERAIARVSQRSPEGLLPKHVLYLMDLGMDLDQIKDITRRFPTFDYYNLDCKIKPVVELFLELDVPQSDIPTILYKRPQLCGISFSQNLKPMMSYFESLGVDNSQWAKVIYRFPALLTYSRQKVKASVDYFFELDVSEKKIEKILTCCPHIISYSLEDNLKPTIEYFHSMGVDIASLIYKCPQTFGLSIEANLKPVIKFFLERGYSIEEVGTMVHRYGALYTFSLSDNLMPKWNFFLTMEYPRSELIKFPHYFGYSLEGRIKPRYRRVKECGVRLVLNQVLSISNSQFKKILEKKMGNL; encoded by the exons ATGGCAGCCGTGCGGGCTTGGAAGGCGTCCGCTCGACATGTTCCCTTGGGTGGTCATCCAAACCCTCCAGAGCCCCCTAACCAACTACTTCTCTCTTCAAGACCCATCACACCTGCCTTCAG GGTTCAACTTAAAATTTTCCAACAATTCTTTCTCTGCAAAGCAAAAACAT ATGAATCTGGAGTAgctaataattttaactttaatgtaATTCCTTTGAGATTGTTGGCTGCAGAAAGAGAGGAAGCAAAAGCTGTATTATCATTATTTTTGAGAAAACAGGGTTTGAGCAATGCAATGGCAGCAAGGACTACTAAGAAATCGGATTGTTTTATTGACCACCTCATATCAAAACTCTATACAATACATAAATCTCGATATCTAGTAG GAAGAGAGCTTACCACACTTGAAATCATAAATGCACTTGTTCCATACCTAAAATAATTTCTTGAAGAACATGGAGATGTTTTGGTGGATGTGGTGGAGAGCTTTCCAAACCCTCCAGGTATCAAAAGATCTGTTCTGGCTTCTCCTATAACAGTCGTCGGCCCTAGCTCCAAGAAAGAAAGAGCCATTGCTCGAGTGAGTCAACGGAGTCCTGAAGGCCTACTACCAAAACATGTTCTATACCTCATGGACCTCGGTATGGACCTTGACCAGATCAAGGACATTACCCGTAGGTTCCCAAcctttgattactataatttagACTGCAAAATTAAACCTGTGGTGGAGCTATTCCTAGAGCTCGACGTGCCCCAGTCAGACATTCCTACCATTCTTTATAAAAGACCTCAGCTATGTGGCATTAGCTTCTCACAGAATCTGAAACCCATGATGAGTTATTTTGAGAGTTTGGGTGTGGATAACAGCCAGTGGGCTAAGGTGATATACCGGTTCCCTGCATTGCTCACTTACAGCAGACAGAAGGTGAAGGCATCCGTGGATTACTTTTTTGAACTGGATGTTTCAGAAAAGAAAATCGAAAAAATTTTGACATGCTGTCCTCATATCATAAGCTATAGTCTGGAAGATAATCTTAAACCCACCATTGAATActtccattcaatgggtgttGATATTGCCTCTCTTATTTACAAATGCCCACAAACTTTTGGTCTAAGCATAGAGGCAAATCTCAAGCCAGTTATAAAGTTTTTTCTGGAGAGAGGTTACAGCATTGAAGAAGTTGGTACCATGGTTCACAGATACGGAGCTCTATATACTTTCAGTTTGAGTGACAATTTGATGCCAAAATGGAACTTCTTCTTGACAATGGAGTACCCAAGATCAGAGCTTATCAAATTTCCTCATTACTTTGGCTACAGCTTGGAGGGTAGAATAAAGCCTAGATACAGACGAGTGAAGGAATGTGGGGTGAGGCTTGTGCTGAACCAGGTGTTGTCTATTTCAAATAGTCAGTTTAAGAAGATACTTGAGAAAAAGATGGGTAATCTATGA